Proteins encoded within one genomic window of Patescibacteria group bacterium:
- a CDS encoding DNA-3-methyladenine glycosylase, whose protein sequence is MKKNITKSFFNRDTKKVAQELLGKFLIREYNDKYYIGIITETEAYCGPNDLASHASRGKTPRTEIMFGPPGHIYIYLIYGMYYCLNIVTEKNNYPAAVLIRSIQAFKPIKVISSSINFKNLKPLDYKITNGPGKLCKYFYIDKNLNKKSLAVPYLWIKDSNIKVKKIKKLPRIGVDYAGCYAKKPWRYQAAL, encoded by the coding sequence ATGAAAAAAAACATAACAAAATCTTTTTTTAATCGTGATACAAAAAAAGTTGCTCAAGAACTCTTGGGCAAATTTTTAATCAGAGAATATAACGACAAATATTATATTGGCATAATTACCGAAACCGAAGCTTACTGTGGTCCAAACGATTTGGCCTCACACGCCTCTCGAGGTAAAACGCCGCGAACCGAAATAATGTTTGGTCCACCCGGACATATCTATATTTATTTGATCTACGGCATGTATTATTGTCTAAATATCGTTACTGAAAAAAACAACTACCCGGCAGCGGTACTAATTCGTTCCATCCAAGCCTTTAAGCCGATAAAAGTCATCAGCAGTTCTATCAACTTTAAAAATCTTAAACCTCTCGACTATAAAATCACCAATGGTCCCGGCAAGCTTTGCAAATACTTTTACATCGACAAAAATCTTAATAAAAAATCTCTTGCGGTACCATATCTCTGGATCAAAGACAGTAATATAAAAGTAAAAAAAATAAAAAAACTCCCTCGGATAGGAGTAGACTATGCCGGATGTTACGCCAAAAAACCCTGGCGCTACCAAGCAGCTCTTTGA